One region of Desulfobacterales bacterium genomic DNA includes:
- a CDS encoding AAA family ATPase, whose protein sequence is MSKVIAMAGKGGTGKTTLSALLIHYLLTTEQTPVLAVDADANANLNELLNLKVEMTLGRIRRELKSEMPPNITRDQYMEMKIHQALVEERGFDLLVMGQPDGPGCYCAANQYLAMTMDRLAANYRYILVDNEAGMEHLSRMNINEIDVLLIVSDPSARGILTARRIAELTGPLGLRIKEQYLVVNRAPEPMPAELTAKIKEAVAAADMELAGTLPDSAVLASQELSGKSYLALPTDAPVVAAAFALFEKILN, encoded by the coding sequence ATGTCCAAGGTCATAGCCATGGCCGGCAAGGGAGGGACCGGCAAGACCACCCTTTCGGCCCTGCTCATCCATTACCTGCTCACCACCGAACAGACCCCGGTACTGGCGGTGGATGCGGATGCCAACGCCAACCTCAACGAGTTGCTCAACCTTAAGGTGGAGATGACCCTGGGCCGGATTCGCCGGGAGCTTAAAAGCGAGATGCCGCCCAATATCACCCGGGACCAGTACATGGAGATGAAAATCCACCAGGCCCTGGTGGAGGAACGCGGCTTTGACCTGCTTGTCATGGGCCAGCCCGACGGGCCGGGCTGCTACTGCGCCGCCAACCAGTACCTGGCCATGACCATGGACCGGCTGGCGGCAAATTACCGCTACATCCTGGTTGACAACGAGGCGGGGATGGAACACCTGAGCCGGATGAACATCAATGAGATCGACGTGCTGCTCATTGTCTCCGACCCGTCGGCCCGGGGCATCCTCACCGCCCGGAGAATCGCCGAACTCACCGGTCCCCTGGGGCTGCGGATAAAAGAACAGTACCTGGTGGTCAACCGGGCTCCGGAACCGATGCCGGCCGAACTCACCGCCAAGATCAAAGAGGCGGTGGCCGCGGCTGACATGGAACTTGCCGGAACCCTGCCCGACAGCGCGGTCCTGGCCAGCCAGGAATTGAGCGGCAAGTCCTATCTTGCCCTGCCGACCGACGCCCCGGTGGTGGCTGCCGCCTTTGCCCTGTTCGAAAAAATTCTCAACTGA
- the ftsE gene encoding cell division ATP-binding protein FtsE: MAGPYRPAFHPAAAGNAALPEHSVHTMNKTMVDLVKVTKIYPPDVAALEDVSLSVAQGEMLFLTGMSGAGKSTLLKLICGIETPNKGLIEVMDRDLAKLKPRELPRLRQKVGMAYQDFKLLPDRTVAQNVGMAMEVSYENYRNIRSRVKELLRQLNLGHKHDTLADKLSRGEQQRVAIARAVANFPALVLADEPTGNLDATTTELVMTLLRQYNDAGCTIIIATHDQSIYRNSDHRVIELSLGRIVDQPAGPLNARESR, from the coding sequence ATGGCCGGACCATATCGGCCGGCTTTTCACCCGGCAGCCGCCGGGAACGCCGCACTGCCCGAACATTCCGTGCATACCATGAACAAAACAATGGTGGACCTGGTCAAGGTCACAAAGATTTATCCCCCGGATGTGGCGGCCCTTGAGGATGTCAGCCTGAGCGTGGCCCAAGGGGAGATGCTTTTTCTTACCGGGATGAGCGGGGCCGGAAAATCGACCCTGTTGAAGCTGATCTGCGGCATTGAGACACCCAACAAGGGGCTGATCGAGGTGATGGACCGGGACCTTGCCAAACTCAAGCCCAGGGAGCTTCCCCGGCTGCGCCAGAAGGTGGGCATGGCCTACCAGGACTTCAAGCTGCTGCCGGACCGGACCGTGGCCCAGAATGTCGGCATGGCCATGGAGGTCTCCTATGAGAACTACCGCAACATCCGCAGCCGGGTAAAGGAACTGCTCCGGCAACTTAACCTGGGGCATAAACACGATACCCTGGCTGACAAGCTTTCCCGCGGCGAGCAGCAGCGGGTGGCCATCGCCCGGGCCGTGGCCAACTTTCCGGCCCTGGTGCTGGCCGACGAGCCCACCGGCAATCTGGATGCCACCACCACTGAACTGGTGATGACCCTGCTCAGGCAGTACAACGATGCCGGCTGCACGATCATCATCGCCACCCACGATCAGTCTATCTACCGGAACAGCGACCATCGAGTGATCGAACTCAGCCTGGGACGGATCGTCGATCAACCGGCAGGGCCGCTCAATGCCCGGGAGTCGCGATGA
- a CDS encoding permease-like cell division protein FtsX produces MKFLTHVLTQTGRNLQKTWATQLMTLLTVSLSVLIFAFFFLIYTNVIKAGERLGDHLRLTIYLDEEPGPEMRVLLTKKITDFNEVEKIKFTSRAQAFKRLSTQLGDDQEVLADMDPSFLPPSIEIYPKKDLNSLARIKAFSDYLETLPGATKVQYGHGWVERFHYFTKLVRVIVLLSGILLILTTTFMVAYTIRLAVMNRQAELEILRLLGATNSYIRAPFLLEGLLQGLLGSALGIFLLLMLFRWIKMLFTGEGFLNLFEFSFFPPLTTGIIMAASILLCTVGSLSAMRKFMRI; encoded by the coding sequence ATGAAATTCCTGACCCATGTCCTGACCCAGACCGGACGCAACCTGCAGAAGACCTGGGCCACCCAGTTGATGACCCTGCTCACCGTGAGTCTGTCGGTGCTGATATTCGCCTTCTTCTTCCTGATCTATACCAATGTGATCAAGGCCGGAGAGCGGCTGGGCGATCATCTCCGGCTCACCATCTATCTGGACGAGGAACCGGGCCCGGAGATGCGGGTCCTGTTGACAAAAAAAATCACCGACTTCAACGAGGTGGAGAAGATCAAGTTCACCTCCCGGGCCCAGGCCTTCAAGCGACTCTCCACTCAACTTGGCGACGATCAGGAGGTGCTGGCCGACATGGACCCCTCCTTTCTGCCGCCCTCCATCGAGATTTACCCGAAAAAGGACCTCAACAGCCTGGCCCGGATCAAGGCGTTTTCCGACTATCTCGAAACCCTGCCGGGCGCCACCAAGGTCCAGTACGGGCATGGCTGGGTGGAGCGGTTTCACTATTTCACCAAGCTGGTCCGGGTCATCGTCCTGTTGAGCGGGATTCTGCTGATCCTGACCACGACCTTCATGGTGGCCTACACCATCCGCCTGGCCGTGATGAACCGGCAGGCGGAGCTTGAGATCCTCAGGCTGCTGGGGGCCACCAACAGCTATATCCGAGCCCCGTTCCTGCTGGAGGGGCTGCTCCAGGGGCTGCTCGGTTCGGCCCTGGGGATTTTCCTGCTGCTCATGCTCTTCCGCTGGATCAAGATGTTGTTTACCGGAGAAGGCTTTCTGAACCTGTTCGAATTTTCCTTTTTCCCGCCGCTCACCACCGGAATCATTATGGCCGCGAGCATACTGCTCTGCACCGTGGGCAGCCTCTCGGCCATGCGGAAATTCATGCGCATATAA
- a CDS encoding peptidoglycan DD-metalloendopeptidase family protein yields MAVLLAVIVCASPLPIEATGPRLAIKPPQAEIKVNNKRIQRLQEGIIEQKLNILNSRKKERDVLNELAEINNRLLKQRQRLARIKHEYIIREQQLDADQKKLVRITVEHEAFKPHVEKRLAAYYQTGTVSMVNVLFSSRSLPDMLDLRESFRRLLQHDRNAIRNYRATVAELEQTRRVHTREREKLIAIMEQVRREEQSLADTQAARQRLLKRIGTEKALYQQAAAEIKKAATELADTLRELRMRATPVLAAAAPAPVRPLAARPEATANDRSFAGHKGRLAPPVAGILLPRSRRNSSGKLVETPGIDIQIPAGTPVKAIYAGRVITSARLKNYGNLLIIDHGHQYYSVISRAARFYKKEGQLVKKGEIIGQTGPDTARPGHGLHFELRHGVNPVDPLEWLNTSTLTGRSSR; encoded by the coding sequence ATGGCCGTGCTGCTGGCCGTAATTGTCTGCGCCTCCCCCCTGCCGATCGAGGCGACCGGGCCCCGGCTCGCCATTAAGCCGCCGCAGGCAGAGATCAAGGTCAACAATAAAAGAATCCAGCGACTGCAGGAAGGAATCATCGAGCAGAAGCTCAACATCCTTAACTCCCGGAAAAAGGAACGCGACGTTTTAAACGAACTGGCGGAAATCAACAACCGGTTGCTGAAACAGCGGCAACGGTTGGCAAGGATCAAGCATGAATATATTATTCGGGAACAACAGTTGGACGCGGACCAAAAAAAACTGGTCCGGATAACCGTGGAACATGAAGCCTTCAAACCCCACGTGGAAAAACGGCTGGCCGCCTATTACCAGACCGGTACGGTCAGCATGGTGAATGTCCTGTTTTCCAGCCGCAGCCTGCCGGATATGCTCGACCTGCGGGAATCCTTTCGCCGCCTCCTGCAACATGACCGCAACGCCATAAGAAACTACCGGGCCACCGTTGCCGAACTGGAACAGACCCGCCGGGTCCATACCCGGGAACGGGAAAAGCTGATCGCGATAATGGAACAGGTCCGCCGGGAGGAACAGAGCCTGGCCGACACCCAGGCGGCCCGGCAAAGGCTGCTCAAACGAATCGGCACGGAAAAGGCTCTGTATCAACAGGCCGCGGCAGAGATCAAAAAGGCGGCCACCGAACTGGCCGACACCCTGCGGGAGCTGAGAATGCGAGCCACCCCGGTGCTGGCCGCCGCCGCGCCGGCCCCTGTCCGACCCTTGGCGGCCAGGCCCGAAGCAACGGCAAACGACCGCTCCTTTGCCGGCCACAAGGGCCGGCTCGCGCCGCCGGTGGCCGGCATTCTCCTGCCCCGCTCCCGCAGGAACAGTTCCGGCAAACTGGTCGAAACTCCGGGAATCGACATCCAGATCCCGGCCGGGACCCCGGTCAAGGCGATCTATGCCGGCCGGGTTATCACCTCGGCCCGGCTCAAGAACTATGGCAACCTGCTTATCATTGATCACGGCCACCAGTACTACTCGGTTATTTCCCGGGCCGCCCGGTTTTACAAGAAAGAGGGGCAGCTGGTAAAAAAAGGCGAGATTATCGGGCAGACCGGGCCGGACACCGCCCGACCCGGCCATGGCCTGCATTTCGAACTGCGGCACGGCGTCAACCCTGTCGACCCCCTGGAATGGCTCAATACCTCCACCCTCACCGGACGGTCCTCTCGCTGA
- a CDS encoding S41 family peptidase, producing the protein MNRKRSLNGRNTLILLVACLSFLLPSPAASAEKTGNLQETYKSLEIFSNVLSEIQKNYVEEVDTKEVIKGAINGMLAALDPHSSFMSPEDFKEMRMETKGSFSGIGIEITMKDGVLSVVSPIEGTPAFKAGIKAGDMIVKIEGETTKGMTLMDAVKKLRGPKGTEVTISILRRNWTDIKEFTLVRDVIPLHSVKAKMLEPGFAYIRITNFQAQTARDLKKELKDLTGQEDITGLILDLRNNPGGLLDQSIKVADFFLEKGIIVSTRGRLEDQNMEYRAHAGGDNYHFPLVVLVNGGSASASEIVAGALQDQRRALILGTQTFGKGSVQTIVPMNDGSGLRLTTARYYTPDGTSIQAKGITPDIVVPFKTPPTGDQAEAGHENRKIVREKDLRHHLKNGDESKKTDRQVVEEKGEKSNKDDQAAEIKKELARDNQLNTALLILKGLNMMDRGTTE; encoded by the coding sequence ATGAACCGAAAAAGAAGTCTGAACGGCAGAAACACCCTGATATTGCTGGTTGCCTGCCTGTCCTTTCTCCTCCCCTCCCCGGCCGCTTCCGCCGAAAAAACCGGTAATCTTCAGGAGACCTACAAGAGCCTGGAGATCTTTTCCAACGTGTTGAGCGAAATCCAGAAGAACTATGTGGAAGAGGTCGACACCAAGGAGGTGATCAAGGGGGCGATCAATGGAATGCTGGCGGCCCTGGACCCCCATTCCTCCTTCATGTCTCCCGAGGATTTCAAAGAGATGCGGATGGAGACCAAGGGCAGCTTCTCAGGGATCGGCATTGAAATCACCATGAAGGACGGGGTCCTGTCCGTGGTGTCCCCCATTGAGGGCACGCCCGCCTTTAAGGCCGGAATCAAGGCCGGTGACATGATTGTTAAAATCGAGGGTGAAACCACCAAGGGGATGACCCTGATGGATGCGGTAAAAAAACTGCGCGGCCCCAAGGGTACCGAGGTGACCATCTCGATCCTGCGCCGGAACTGGACCGATATCAAGGAGTTCACCCTGGTCCGGGACGTGATCCCCCTGCACAGCGTCAAGGCCAAGATGCTTGAGCCGGGCTTCGCCTATATCCGGATCACCAACTTCCAGGCCCAGACGGCCCGGGACCTGAAAAAGGAACTAAAGGACCTCACCGGTCAGGAGGATATCACTGGTCTTATTCTTGACCTGCGCAACAATCCCGGCGGGCTGCTCGACCAGTCGATCAAGGTGGCGGACTTTTTCCTTGAAAAAGGAATAATCGTTTCCACCCGCGGACGGCTGGAGGACCAGAACATGGAATACCGAGCCCACGCCGGGGGAGATAATTACCACTTCCCGCTGGTGGTCCTGGTCAACGGCGGTTCGGCAAGTGCTTCGGAAATCGTGGCCGGCGCCCTGCAGGACCAGCGCCGGGCCCTGATCCTCGGCACCCAGACCTTTGGCAAGGGCTCGGTACAGACAATCGTGCCGATGAACGACGGCTCTGGACTGCGCCTGACCACGGCCCGCTATTATACCCCCGACGGCACCTCCATCCAGGCCAAGGGCATCACCCCGGATATCGTGGTTCCGTTCAAAACTCCGCCGACCGGTGACCAGGCTGAAGCCGGTCATGAAAACAGAAAAATTGTACGGGAAAAGGACCTGCGCCACCACCTGAAGAACGGCGACGAATCAAAGAAAACCGACCGGCAGGTGGTGGAAGAGAAAGGCGAAAAAAGCAACAAGGATGATCAGGCCGCTGAGATCAAAAAAGAGCTGGCCCGGGACAATCAGTTGAACACCGCCCTGCTCATCCTCAAGGGCCTGAACATGATGGACCGCGGAACAACGGAATAA
- the era gene encoding GTPase Era, producing MHSENNEQQCRTGMVAIVGPPNAGKSTLMNTLLEQKISIVTPKPQTTRNRILGIMNAPEYQIILLDTPGLHQARQPLNEEMVKIALSTLTEVEVILFLADVSLPLPEKQKKAINYLAGSKRPAILGLNKIDLLDKEQLLPLIKMYQAVYPFAAIVPISALNNNGTDILVKEIIRLLPSGPRLYPEDIPTDSTERFIVAEIIREKIFLLTGQEVPYSTAVLVDSFKEDEQRGLVTIHATIYVEKGSQKAIIIGRKGTKLGKIGSTARADIETLLDQRVLLKLWVKVRKNWSRNMRFLKELGF from the coding sequence ATGCATTCGGAGAACAACGAACAGCAGTGCAGGACAGGGATGGTGGCCATTGTCGGGCCGCCCAACGCGGGCAAGTCCACCCTGATGAATACCCTGCTTGAGCAGAAGATATCCATTGTCACCCCCAAGCCCCAGACCACCCGCAACCGGATTCTGGGGATCATGAACGCTCCGGAATACCAGATCATCCTGCTTGACACCCCGGGGTTGCACCAGGCCCGGCAGCCCTTGAACGAGGAGATGGTCAAGATCGCCCTGTCCACCCTGACCGAGGTGGAGGTGATCCTCTTTTTAGCGGATGTATCCCTGCCGCTCCCGGAAAAACAGAAAAAGGCGATAAACTATCTTGCCGGAAGCAAACGGCCGGCGATCCTCGGACTCAACAAGATCGATCTGCTGGACAAGGAGCAGCTCCTCCCCCTGATCAAGATGTACCAGGCGGTATATCCTTTTGCCGCCATTGTGCCCATCTCGGCCCTGAACAACAACGGCACCGATATTCTGGTCAAGGAGATTATCCGCCTCCTGCCGTCCGGGCCGCGCCTCTATCCCGAGGATATTCCCACCGACAGCACCGAACGGTTCATTGTCGCCGAGATCATCCGGGAAAAGATTTTTCTGCTCACCGGGCAGGAGGTGCCCTATTCCACCGCAGTGCTGGTCGACAGTTTCAAGGAGGACGAACAGCGCGGCCTGGTCACCATCCATGCCACCATCTATGTGGAAAAGGGCTCCCAGAAGGCGATCATCATCGGCAGGAAGGGGACCAAACTCGGCAAGATCGGCAGTACTGCCCGGGCGGATATCGAAACCCTGCTCGACCAGCGGGTGTTGCTCAAGCTGTGGGTCAAGGTCCGGAAGAACTGGAGCCGGAACATGCGGTTTCTGAAAGAGCTGGGATTTTGA